A single Paraburkholderia sp. FT54 DNA region contains:
- the msrP gene encoding protein-methionine-sulfoxide reductase catalytic subunit MsrP — MWIKRSDRIQLSGDDIARSEITPQRIFQNRRRVLQAAGAVALGGLIGVNGEALAAYTSPDPKAQKLAAKTNARFVALDKITPYKDITTYNNYYEFGTDKADPAHNAGTLRPHPWKVSVEGEIKNPKVYDIDELLKLAPLEERVYRMRCVEGWSMVIPWIGVPLAELIKRVQPTGNAKYVQFITLADPSQMPGLSTPVLDWPYSEGLRMDEAMNPLTLLTMGLYGQVLPNQNGAPVRVVVPWKYGFKSAKSLVKIRFLDKQPPTSWNTYASNEYGFYSNVNPNVDHPRWSQATERRIGEDGFFTPKRKTLMFNGYGDQVASLYQGMDLKKNF, encoded by the coding sequence ATGTGGATCAAGCGTAGCGACAGAATTCAACTCAGTGGCGACGACATTGCGCGCAGCGAAATCACGCCGCAACGTATTTTTCAGAACCGGCGGCGCGTGTTGCAGGCGGCCGGCGCGGTGGCGCTCGGCGGTCTGATCGGGGTGAACGGCGAGGCGCTGGCGGCGTACACGTCGCCGGACCCGAAGGCGCAAAAGCTGGCGGCGAAGACCAACGCCAGGTTCGTCGCGCTCGACAAGATCACGCCATACAAGGACATCACGACGTACAACAACTACTACGAGTTCGGCACCGACAAGGCCGATCCCGCGCACAACGCCGGGACGCTGCGGCCGCATCCGTGGAAGGTGAGCGTCGAGGGCGAGATCAAGAATCCGAAAGTGTACGACATCGACGAATTGCTCAAGCTCGCGCCGCTCGAGGAACGCGTGTACAGAATGCGCTGCGTCGAAGGATGGTCGATGGTGATTCCGTGGATCGGCGTGCCGCTCGCGGAACTGATCAAGCGCGTGCAGCCGACCGGCAACGCCAAATACGTGCAATTCATCACGCTGGCCGATCCGTCGCAAATGCCCGGACTGTCGACGCCCGTGCTCGATTGGCCGTACTCCGAAGGGCTGCGCATGGACGAAGCGATGAATCCGCTGACGTTGCTGACAATGGGTCTCTATGGTCAGGTGCTGCCCAATCAGAACGGCGCGCCGGTGCGCGTTGTGGTGCCGTGGAAATATGGCTTCAAGAGCGCGAAGTCGCTGGTGAAGATCCGCTTCCTCGACAAGCAGCCGCCGACCAGTTGGAACACGTACGCATCGAACGAATATGGGTTTTACTCGAACGTGAATCCGAACGTCGATCATCCGCGCTGGAGCCAGGCGACTGAGCGACGCATCGGCGAAGACGGTTTCTTCACGCCCAAGCGCAAGACGCTGATGTTCAACGGCTACGGCGATCAGGTCGCGTCGCTTTATCAGGGCATGGACCTGAAGAAGAATTTTTGA
- the ccsB gene encoding c-type cytochrome biogenesis protein CcsB: MDLTQVSQAPSSRPQKVLAGESLNIGEYDERPFLKRLGVFDWLFALAMVAGAGFALSRYHPFMNYYDKLVLCCAVPVFVVLGWRWKPVRPLMVGIAALSLLAIQIYHGDLSRADNAFFLKYFLSSQSAILWMSALFVFATVFYWIGLLSRSPTGAAIGSKMTWAAVLMGFVGLMVRWYESYLIGADVGHIPISNLYEVFVLFSLITALFYLYYEQHYNTRALGAFVLLVISAAVGFLMWYSVARDAQQIQPLVPALQSWWMKIHVPANFIGYGSFALSAMVGVAYLAKERGVLADRLPALEVLDDVMYKSIAVGFAFFTIATILGALWAAEAWGGYWSWDPKETWALIVWLNYAAWLHMRLMKGLRGAVAAWWALTGLLVTTFAFLGVNMFLSGLHSYGKL, from the coding sequence ATGGACTTGACTCAGGTATCCCAGGCTCCCTCCTCGCGGCCCCAAAAGGTGCTGGCAGGCGAGTCACTCAACATCGGCGAGTACGACGAGCGGCCGTTCCTGAAGCGGCTCGGCGTCTTCGACTGGCTGTTTGCCCTCGCGATGGTCGCGGGCGCCGGGTTCGCGCTGTCGCGCTATCACCCGTTCATGAATTACTACGACAAGCTGGTGCTCTGTTGCGCCGTGCCGGTTTTCGTGGTGCTCGGCTGGCGCTGGAAACCGGTGCGTCCGCTGATGGTGGGCATCGCGGCGCTGTCGCTGCTGGCCATCCAGATCTACCACGGCGATCTCAGCCGCGCGGATAACGCGTTCTTCCTCAAGTATTTCCTGTCGAGCCAGTCCGCGATTCTGTGGATGAGCGCGCTCTTCGTGTTCGCCACCGTGTTCTACTGGATCGGCCTGCTGTCGCGTTCGCCGACCGGCGCCGCGATCGGCTCGAAAATGACGTGGGCAGCGGTGCTGATGGGCTTCGTCGGCCTGATGGTGCGCTGGTACGAGTCGTACCTGATCGGCGCGGATGTCGGCCATATTCCTATCTCGAACCTGTACGAAGTGTTCGTGCTGTTCAGCCTTATCACCGCGCTCTTCTATCTGTACTACGAGCAGCACTACAACACCCGCGCGCTCGGCGCGTTCGTGCTGCTGGTGATCAGCGCGGCGGTTGGCTTTCTGATGTGGTACTCGGTCGCGCGCGACGCGCAGCAGATCCAGCCGCTGGTCCCGGCGCTGCAAAGCTGGTGGATGAAGATCCACGTGCCGGCCAACTTCATCGGCTACGGCAGCTTCGCGCTGTCGGCCATGGTGGGTGTGGCGTATCTGGCGAAAGAGCGCGGCGTGCTGGCCGATCGCCTGCCGGCGCTCGAAGTGCTCGACGACGTGATGTACAAGTCGATCGCCGTCGGCTTCGCGTTCTTCACGATCGCCACGATTCTCGGCGCGCTGTGGGCCGCTGAAGCCTGGGGCGGCTACTGGAGCTGGGATCCGAAGGAAACATGGGCGCTGATCGTATGGCTGAACTATGCGGCGTGGCTGCATATGCGCCTGATGAAGGGCCTGCGTGGTGCGGTCGCGGCATGGTGGGCGCTGACCGGCCTGCTGGTAACGACCTTCGCCTTCCTCGGCGTCAACATGTTCCTGTCAGGCCTGCATAGTTACGGCAAGCTGTAA
- the msrQ gene encoding protein-methionine-sulfoxide reductase heme-binding subunit MsrQ produces MASDTQSATQTERKVPRTQASASATVPKRSAAGARWIVPVKIVVFIAAWYPLARIVLFGFTERLGANPIEFITRSTGLWTLVFLCITLAVTPLRRLTGVAAFVRFRRMLGLYAFFYATLHFTTYLWFDKWFDVAEIIKDIGKRPFITVGFAAFVLLIALAVTSPRAMVRKLGRRWQMLHRAIYAIGALAILHFWWMKAGKHDLILPKIYGAIMVALLGWRLMVWVRDRMSKTR; encoded by the coding sequence ATGGCTTCCGATACGCAATCCGCTACACAGACCGAACGCAAGGTTCCGCGGACGCAGGCGTCTGCGTCGGCGACTGTGCCGAAGCGCTCCGCAGCCGGCGCGCGCTGGATCGTGCCGGTCAAGATTGTCGTGTTTATCGCGGCCTGGTATCCGCTCGCGCGCATCGTGTTGTTCGGCTTCACGGAGCGGCTCGGCGCAAATCCGATCGAGTTCATCACGCGCTCGACGGGTCTCTGGACGCTCGTCTTTCTCTGCATCACGCTGGCCGTGACGCCGTTGCGCCGACTTACCGGCGTCGCGGCATTCGTGCGTTTTCGCCGGATGCTCGGGCTTTATGCGTTCTTTTACGCGACGCTGCATTTCACCACTTACCTGTGGTTCGACAAATGGTTCGATGTCGCCGAGATCATCAAGGACATCGGCAAGCGGCCGTTCATCACGGTGGGCTTCGCGGCGTTCGTGCTGTTGATCGCATTGGCCGTGACGTCGCCACGCGCGATGGTGCGCAAGCTCGGGCGCCGCTGGCAGATGTTGCATCGGGCCATCTATGCGATCGGCGCGCTCGCGATCCTGCACTTCTGGTGGATGAAGGCAGGCAAACACGATCTGATCCTGCCGAAGATTTACGGCGCCATCATGGTGGCGTTGCTGGGTTGGCGTTTGATGGTATGGGTGCGTGACAGGATGTCGAAAACACGTTGA
- the lysA gene encoding diaminopimelate decarboxylase, whose amino-acid sequence MTRSAFDYVDGVLHAEGVSAVSLAEQFGTPLYVYSRAALTEAWNAYAGACAGRRASVHVAVKANSNLAVLNVFARLGAGFDIVSGGELARVLAAGGKAENTVFSGVGKNADEMRDALAAGVKCFNVESIPELDRLNAVAAGMGKKAPVSLRVNPDVDAKTHPYISTGLKSNKFGVAFEDARGTYQAAAAMANLEVVGIDCHIGSQITEVAPYLDAVDKVLELVEQIEQDGVKIRHIDVGGGLGITYDDETPPEIGEFVRTVLDRIEARGHGQREVYFEPGRSLVGNAGVLLTRVEFLKPGAEKNFAIVDAAMTDLARPAMYEAYHAIDPVVKRDVPAHVYDVVGPVCESGDWLGRERLLAVEPGDLLAIRSAGAYGFVMSSNYNTRPRAAEVMVDGTQVHVVRAREEVKQLFAGETILPA is encoded by the coding sequence ATGACTCGATCCGCATTTGACTACGTCGATGGCGTGCTGCACGCCGAAGGCGTGTCCGCCGTCTCCCTCGCCGAGCAGTTCGGCACGCCGCTGTACGTGTATTCGCGCGCCGCGCTCACCGAGGCATGGAACGCCTACGCGGGCGCTTGCGCAGGCCGTCGCGCGAGCGTGCACGTTGCCGTGAAGGCCAATAGCAATCTCGCGGTGCTGAACGTATTCGCGCGACTCGGCGCCGGCTTCGACATCGTGTCGGGCGGCGAACTGGCGCGTGTGCTGGCCGCCGGCGGCAAGGCGGAGAACACTGTGTTTTCCGGCGTCGGCAAGAACGCGGACGAAATGCGCGACGCGCTCGCGGCCGGCGTGAAATGCTTCAACGTCGAATCGATTCCCGAGCTCGATCGCCTGAATGCAGTTGCCGCTGGAATGGGCAAGAAGGCGCCTGTTTCGCTGCGCGTGAATCCGGACGTCGACGCGAAGACGCACCCGTATATTTCCACCGGCCTGAAGTCGAACAAGTTCGGCGTCGCGTTCGAAGACGCGCGCGGCACGTATCAGGCGGCTGCGGCCATGGCGAATCTCGAGGTGGTCGGCATCGACTGCCATATTGGCTCGCAGATCACCGAAGTCGCGCCCTATCTGGACGCAGTCGACAAGGTTCTGGAACTGGTCGAGCAGATCGAACAGGACGGCGTGAAGATTCGTCACATCGACGTGGGCGGCGGTCTCGGCATCACGTACGACGACGAAACGCCGCCGGAAATCGGGGAGTTCGTGCGCACCGTGCTCGATCGAATCGAAGCGCGCGGTCACGGCCAGCGTGAAGTGTATTTCGAGCCGGGCCGTTCGCTGGTCGGCAATGCGGGCGTGCTGCTCACGCGCGTCGAGTTTCTGAAGCCGGGTGCGGAAAAGAATTTCGCCATCGTCGACGCGGCCATGACCGATCTCGCGCGCCCCGCCATGTATGAGGCGTATCACGCAATCGATCCAGTCGTGAAGCGCGACGTGCCGGCTCACGTGTACGACGTGGTCGGTCCGGTTTGCGAGAGCGGCGACTGGCTCGGACGCGAACGTCTGCTGGCAGTCGAACCGGGTGATTTACTGGCGATCCGTTCAGCCGGCGCGTATGGCTTTGTGATGAGCTCCAACTACAACACACGTCCGCGCGCCGCGGAGGTGATGGTTGATGGTACACAGGTGCATGTGGTTCGCGCACGCGAAGAGGTGAAGCAACTGTTTGCGGGCGAAACGATTTTGCCCGCGTAA
- the lptM gene encoding LPS translocon maturation chaperone LptM codes for MRVVTRMRAAAPGRAIVAVLAILAGCALAGCGQRGSLYLPTVPPLPAKPIDRTQTPDVAQPASATSTDMSTVPDTSGTPLSLAPENELAAPPASAASATAAPLPASAATPVQ; via the coding sequence TCGGATGCGCGCGGCGGCGCCCGGCCGCGCGATTGTAGCGGTTTTAGCCATTCTCGCAGGTTGTGCACTTGCCGGCTGCGGACAACGCGGTTCGCTCTATTTGCCCACCGTGCCGCCGCTACCGGCCAAGCCGATCGATCGCACGCAAACACCGGACGTCGCGCAACCCGCCTCGGCCACATCCACCGACATGAGCACCGTTCCGGACACTTCCGGCACACCGCTTTCGTTGGCGCCGGAAAACGAACTCGCCGCGCCGCCCGCCTCCGCTGCATCCGCTACGGCGGCTCCGCTGCCTGCTTCCGCCGCCACACCCGTTCAATAA